The Streptomyces sp. NBC_00162 genome window below encodes:
- a CDS encoding anti-sigma factor family protein, protein MSGANPSPAEQHLGDRLAALVDGELNHDARERVLAHLATCAKCKAEADAQRRLKTMFVESAPPPLSAGLLARLQGLPGGGFDGPSGPGGPPSGDPLASFAYALPSASRPQQEGFRIHEVGRPRRRFAFAAAGAVSLAALALGGAMPLETVDPNLRGESPAPASRPGPAVSVADASVTDAFVRDRRPTPAAVPTLLSTAATPLPPLHPSPPSSARPVSLLR, encoded by the coding sequence GTGAGCGGAGCCAATCCGTCCCCCGCCGAACAGCACCTGGGCGACCGGCTTGCCGCCCTGGTGGACGGCGAGCTGAACCACGACGCGCGCGAGCGGGTCCTGGCCCACCTGGCCACCTGTGCCAAGTGCAAGGCCGAGGCCGATGCCCAGCGCCGTCTGAAGACCATGTTCGTGGAGAGCGCGCCGCCGCCGCTGTCCGCCGGGCTGCTGGCGCGGCTGCAGGGGCTGCCGGGCGGCGGCTTCGACGGACCGTCCGGTCCCGGGGGCCCGCCCTCCGGCGACCCGCTCGCCTCTTTCGCGTACGCCCTGCCCTCGGCCTCCCGGCCGCAGCAGGAGGGCTTCCGGATCCACGAGGTGGGCCGGCCGCGCCGCCGGTTCGCGTTCGCCGCCGCCGGAGCGGTGTCCCTTGCCGCGCTGGCGCTGGGCGGTGCGATGCCGCTGGAGACCGTGGACCCGAACCTGCGGGGTGAATCCCCCGCGCCCGCCTCCCGGCCGGGCCCCGCGGTGTCCGTGGCCGACGCCTCGGTGACCGACGCGTTCGTCCGCGACCGGCGGCCCACCCCGGCCGCCGTACCGACGCTCCTGTCGACCGCGGCGACCCCGCTCCCGCCGCTCCACCCTTCCCCGCCCAGCTCGGCCCGCCCGGTCTCCCTGCTGCGCTGA
- the sigE gene encoding RNA polymerase sigma factor SigE, giving the protein MVGTPLDTTRADRGGAAAPVDRGGVLRRLFWSSGEPKSVTDTADRFHTAAAATTATFAADAGSQAWTPPSWEEIVSTHSARVYRLAYRLTGNQHDAEDLTQEVFVRVFRSLSTYTPGTFEGWLHRITTNLFLDMVRRKQRIRFDALADDAAERLPSREPSPQQVLHDTHFDADVQQALDTLAPEFRAAVVLCDIEGLSYEEIAATLGVKLGTVRSRIHRGRSHLRKALKHRSPAARAEQRALAGAAVGAPGAGGEGGAE; this is encoded by the coding sequence ATGGTAGGGACTCCGCTGGACACCACCAGAGCCGACAGGGGAGGTGCGGCTGCGCCTGTGGATCGTGGGGGCGTGTTGAGACGCCTCTTCTGGTCGTCGGGTGAGCCGAAATCCGTGACCGACACCGCTGACCGCTTCCACACCGCAGCCGCCGCAACCACCGCGACGTTCGCCGCCGATGCGGGCTCCCAGGCGTGGACCCCTCCTTCATGGGAGGAGATCGTCAGCACGCACAGTGCGCGGGTCTACCGTCTTGCCTACCGTCTGACGGGCAACCAGCACGATGCCGAGGACCTGACCCAAGAGGTCTTCGTCCGCGTCTTCCGCTCGCTGTCGACGTACACGCCCGGCACGTTCGAGGGCTGGCTGCACCGCATCACGACCAACCTGTTCCTGGACATGGTCCGCCGCAAGCAGCGCATCCGCTTCGACGCGCTCGCCGACGACGCCGCCGAGCGGCTGCCCAGCCGCGAGCCGTCCCCCCAGCAGGTCCTGCACGACACCCACTTCGACGCGGACGTCCAGCAGGCGCTGGACACCCTCGCGCCCGAGTTCCGCGCGGCCGTGGTGCTGTGTGACATCGAGGGCCTGTCGTACGAGGAGATCGCCGCCACGCTCGGCGTCAAGCTCGGCACCGTGCGCAGCCGTATCCACCGGGGCCGTTCGCACCTGCGCAAGGCGCTCAAGCACCGGTCCCCCGCGGCCCGTGCCGAGCAGCGCGCGCTGGCCGGGGCGGCCGTGGGCGCGCCGGGCGCCGGGGGAGAGGGCGGAGCCGAGTGA
- a CDS encoding O-methyltransferase, with protein MRQLWGQERVITGNRQTSWAFADAFVAEDDALRWARDRSREAGLRSVSPGTGAALRLLAATADAKAVAEIGTGTGVSGIHLLHGMRPDGVLTTVDPEADRQAFARQAFRAAGFAGNRARFIPGRALDVLPRLADGGYDLVFCDGDPAESLDYLAESLRLLRPGGLVCFEGVFSDGRTVDSSAQPVEVLRVRELLRSVRESPALEAALLPVGDGLLCAVRR; from the coding sequence TTGCGCCAACTATGGGGACAGGAGAGGGTCATTACCGGCAACCGGCAGACGAGCTGGGCGTTCGCCGACGCGTTTGTCGCCGAGGACGACGCTCTGCGATGGGCCCGCGACCGGTCCAGGGAAGCGGGCCTGCGCTCGGTCTCCCCCGGTACCGGGGCCGCGCTGCGCCTGCTGGCCGCCACCGCGGACGCCAAGGCGGTCGCCGAGATCGGCACCGGAACCGGCGTCTCCGGCATCCACCTGCTCCACGGAATGCGCCCGGACGGGGTGCTGACCACGGTGGATCCCGAAGCGGACCGGCAGGCTTTCGCCCGCCAGGCCTTCCGCGCCGCCGGCTTCGCGGGCAACCGCGCGCGCTTCATCCCCGGCCGGGCGCTGGACGTGCTCCCCCGCCTCGCCGACGGCGGGTACGACCTCGTCTTCTGCGACGGGGACCCTGCCGAGTCCCTCGACTACCTCGCTGAATCGTTGCGCCTGCTGCGCCCCGGCGGGCTGGTGTGCTTCGAGGGAGTCTTCTCCGACGGCCGTACGGTCGACTCCTCGGCCCAGCCGGTGGAGGTGCTCCGCGTCCGCGAGCTGCTGCGCAGCGTCCGGGAGAGCCCCGCCCTGGAGGCCGCGCTGCTCCCGGTGGGCGACGGACTGCTGTGCGCCGTGCGGCGCTGA
- a CDS encoding DUF3117 domain-containing protein translates to MAAMKPRTGDGPLEVTKEGRGIVMRVPLEGGGRLVVELTPDEADALGDALKKVVG, encoded by the coding sequence ATGGCGGCCATGAAGCCGCGGACGGGCGACGGCCCGCTCGAGGTCACCAAGGAGGGGCGGGGCATCGTCATGCGCGTACCGCTCGAGGGCGGCGGTCGGCTCGTCGTCGAGCTGACCCCGGACGAGGCGGACGCCCTGGGTGACGCCCTGAAGAAGGTCGTCGGCTGA
- a CDS encoding enoyl-CoA hydratase/isomerase family protein: MADSVLYEVSDGLATITINRPDAMNAMNTEAKVALRDAALAAAADTAVRAVLLTAAGNRAFCVGQDLKEHIGNLAADRESGSTLTMSTVTEHYNPIVRALTEMPKPVVAGVNGVAAGAGFGFALAADFRVVADTASFNTSFAGVALTADSGVSWTLPRLIGASRASDLLLFPRSVKAQEAYELGIANRLVPADSLHAEAEAVARALASGPTVAYAALKESLAYGASRSLAEALEREDVLQTRAGASEDHSIAVQAFLAKQPPKYLGR; this comes from the coding sequence ATGGCCGACAGCGTGCTCTACGAAGTGAGCGACGGACTCGCGACCATCACGATCAACCGCCCGGACGCGATGAACGCCATGAACACGGAGGCCAAGGTCGCGCTGCGCGACGCGGCGCTCGCGGCGGCCGCGGACACCGCGGTGCGGGCCGTCCTGCTGACCGCGGCCGGCAACCGGGCCTTCTGCGTGGGCCAGGACCTCAAGGAACACATCGGGAACCTGGCGGCGGACCGCGAGAGCGGCTCCACCCTCACGATGAGCACCGTCACGGAGCACTACAACCCGATCGTCCGCGCGCTCACGGAGATGCCGAAGCCGGTGGTGGCCGGGGTGAACGGCGTCGCGGCCGGGGCGGGCTTCGGTTTCGCCCTCGCGGCGGACTTCCGGGTCGTCGCCGACACCGCGTCCTTCAACACCTCGTTCGCCGGGGTGGCGCTGACCGCCGACTCCGGGGTCTCGTGGACCCTGCCCCGGCTGATCGGCGCTTCCCGCGCCTCCGACCTGCTGCTCTTCCCGCGCTCGGTCAAGGCCCAGGAGGCGTACGAGCTCGGCATCGCCAACCGCCTGGTCCCCGCGGACTCCCTGCACGCCGAGGCCGAGGCCGTGGCCCGTGCGCTGGCGTCCGGCCCCACGGTCGCGTACGCGGCGCTGAAGGAGTCCCTGGCGTACGGGGCCTCCCGCTCCCTCGCCGAGGCGCTGGAGCGCGAGGACGTCCTCCAGACCCGTGCAGGGGCCTCCGAGGACCACTCCATCGCGGTCCAGGCCTTCCTCGCGAAGCAGCCGCCGAAGTACCTCGGCCGCTGA
- a CDS encoding DNA-3-methyladenine glycosylase I — MSGAGLVAGPDGGLRCPWGLSTEDYVVYHDTEWGKPVHGDDALYERLCLEAFQSGLSWITILRRRAGFRKAFADFEIAAVAEFGPADAERLLADEGIIRNRAKIEATLANAKVLAGWQPGELDELIWSHAPKKPGRAPRSTADVPAVTAESTALAKALKKAGIRFVGPTTAYALMQACGLVNDHLAGCVSREA; from the coding sequence GTGAGCGGCGCCGGGCTCGTGGCCGGACCGGACGGCGGTCTGCGCTGCCCCTGGGGGCTCTCCACAGAGGACTACGTCGTCTACCACGACACCGAGTGGGGCAAACCGGTCCACGGGGACGACGCGCTGTACGAGCGGCTGTGCCTGGAGGCCTTCCAGTCCGGGCTGTCCTGGATCACGATCCTGCGCCGGCGCGCGGGGTTCCGTAAGGCCTTCGCGGACTTCGAGATCGCGGCGGTCGCGGAGTTCGGGCCGGCCGACGCCGAGCGGCTGCTGGCGGACGAGGGGATCATCCGCAACCGGGCCAAGATCGAGGCCACCCTGGCCAACGCGAAGGTGCTGGCCGGGTGGCAGCCCGGGGAGCTGGACGAGCTGATCTGGTCCCACGCGCCGAAGAAGCCGGGCCGGGCCCCGAGGAGCACCGCCGACGTGCCGGCGGTCACCGCGGAGTCCACGGCCCTGGCCAAGGCCCTGAAGAAGGCGGGCATCCGCTTCGTCGGGCCCACCACGGCCTACGCGCTGATGCAGGCGTGCGGCCTGGTCAACGACCACCTCGCGGGCTGCGTCTCCCGCGAGGCGTAG
- a CDS encoding DivIVA domain-containing protein, whose protein sequence is MFFFLMIALVVVVAAVTLAVIGGGSEAVLPEAEPDRVADGLPETRPVVRADIDALRLPVAPRGYRMAEVDDVLERLAAELAERDARIAQLTAAATPAAPAPEDRVDLTKDDR, encoded by the coding sequence GTGTTCTTCTTCTTGATGATCGCGCTGGTCGTGGTCGTGGCAGCGGTCACCCTGGCGGTGATCGGCGGCGGTTCGGAGGCCGTCCTGCCGGAAGCGGAGCCGGACCGGGTGGCCGACGGGCTGCCGGAGACCCGGCCCGTCGTACGGGCGGACATCGACGCGCTGCGGCTGCCGGTCGCGCCGCGCGGCTACCGGATGGCCGAGGTGGACGACGTACTGGAGCGGCTGGCGGCGGAGCTGGCCGAGCGGGACGCGCGGATCGCGCAGCTGACGGCGGCGGCCACCCCGGCCGCCCCGGCCCCGGAGGACCGGGTCGACCTCACCAAGGACGACCGGTGA
- the folP gene encoding dihydropteroate synthase, with protein sequence MLRLGRREFDTHEPVIMAIVNRTPDSFYDQGATFRDEPALDRVEQAVAEGAAIIDIGGVKAGPGEHVDAAEEARRTVGFVAEVRRRHPDVVISVDTWRHEVGEAVCEAGADLLNDAWGGVDPKLAEVAARYGVGLVCTHAGGVEPRTRPHRTSYEDVMADILRVTVGLAERAAELGVRRDAIMIDPGHDFGKNTRHSLEATRRLAEMTDTGWPVLVSLSNKDFVGETLDKPVKERLLGTLATTAVSAWLGAQVYRVHEVAETKQILDMVRTIQGHRPPAVARRGLA encoded by the coding sequence ATGCTGCGACTGGGCAGGCGCGAGTTCGACACCCATGAGCCGGTGATCATGGCCATCGTGAACCGGACTCCGGACTCCTTCTACGACCAGGGCGCGACGTTCCGCGACGAGCCGGCACTCGACCGCGTCGAGCAGGCGGTCGCCGAGGGCGCCGCGATCATCGACATCGGCGGGGTCAAGGCCGGTCCCGGCGAGCACGTGGACGCGGCCGAGGAGGCGCGGCGCACGGTGGGCTTCGTGGCCGAGGTACGGCGCCGCCACCCGGACGTGGTGATCAGCGTGGACACCTGGCGGCACGAGGTCGGCGAGGCCGTGTGCGAAGCCGGGGCCGATCTGCTGAACGACGCGTGGGGCGGGGTGGACCCCAAGCTGGCCGAGGTCGCGGCGCGCTACGGCGTCGGGCTGGTCTGCACCCACGCGGGCGGGGTCGAGCCGCGTACGCGGCCGCACCGGACCTCGTACGAGGACGTCATGGCCGACATCCTGCGCGTCACCGTCGGCCTCGCCGAACGGGCGGCGGAACTCGGCGTCCGCCGGGACGCGATCATGATCGACCCGGGCCACGACTTCGGGAAGAACACCCGGCACTCGCTGGAGGCCACGCGCCGGCTGGCGGAGATGACGGACACCGGCTGGCCGGTGCTGGTCTCCCTGTCCAACAAGGACTTCGTCGGCGAGACCCTCGACAAGCCGGTCAAGGAGCGCCTGCTGGGCACCCTGGCCACGACGGCGGTCTCGGCCTGGCTGGGCGCGCAGGTCTACCGCGTCCACGAGGTCGCGGAGACCAAGCAGATCCTGGACATGGTCCGCACCATCCAGGGCCACCGCCCCCCGGCGGTCGCCCGCCGCGGACTGGCCTGA
- a CDS encoding TIGR00730 family Rossman fold protein, whose product MGNPEGSARRRPEEQQLGPVLRRRSQIKAGSTTDQRLLDSAGPSEWVHTDPWRVLRIQSEFIEGFGTLAELPPAISVFGSARTPAGTPEYEAGERIGRALVDAGFAVITGGGPGAMEAANKGAREANGVSVGLGIELPFEQGLNQHVDLGLNFRYFFVRKTMFVKYSQGFVVLPGGLGTLDELFEALTLVQTQKITRFPIVLFGTEYWSGLIDWLRNTVIAQGKASEKDLYLFHVTDDVDEAIALVTKEVGK is encoded by the coding sequence ATGGGCAACCCTGAAGGGTCCGCTCGTCGTCGGCCCGAGGAGCAGCAGCTCGGGCCGGTGCTGAGGAGGCGGAGCCAGATCAAGGCCGGCAGTACGACGGACCAGCGGCTGCTGGATTCCGCCGGGCCTTCCGAGTGGGTGCACACCGATCCCTGGCGGGTCCTGCGCATCCAGTCGGAGTTCATCGAAGGCTTCGGCACCCTCGCCGAGCTGCCGCCCGCGATCAGCGTGTTCGGATCGGCCCGCACCCCGGCGGGGACGCCGGAGTACGAGGCGGGCGAGCGGATCGGGCGCGCACTGGTCGACGCCGGGTTCGCGGTGATCACCGGTGGTGGTCCGGGCGCGATGGAGGCGGCCAACAAGGGCGCCCGCGAGGCCAACGGAGTCTCGGTCGGCCTGGGCATCGAGCTCCCCTTCGAGCAGGGGCTCAACCAGCACGTCGACCTCGGGCTGAACTTCCGGTACTTCTTCGTCCGCAAGACGATGTTCGTGAAGTACAGCCAGGGCTTCGTGGTGCTGCCGGGCGGGCTCGGCACGCTGGACGAGCTGTTCGAGGCGCTGACCCTGGTCCAGACCCAGAAGATCACCCGCTTCCCGATCGTGCTGTTCGGCACGGAGTACTGGAGCGGCCTGATCGACTGGCTGCGCAACACGGTGATCGCCCAGGGCAAGGCCTCGGAGAAGGACCTCTACCTCTTCCACGTCACGGACGACGTGGACGAGGCGATCGCGCTGGTGACGAAGGAAGTCGGGAAGTAA
- the dapE gene encoding succinyl-diaminopimelate desuccinylase, with protein MPESELDLTLDAAELTARLVDIPSVSGDEKVIADLVEHALRALPHLTVDRFGNNVVARTHLGRAERVVLAGHLDTVPIADNVPSRLDENDVLWGCGTTDMKSGVAVQLRIAATVPEPNRDLTFVFYDQEEVAADLNGLGKVAAAHPDWLTGDFAVLLEPSDAEVEGGCQGTLRVLLRTSGERAHSARSWMGSNAIHSVAPILARLAAYEPRKPVIDGLEYHEGLNAVRIEGGVANNVIPDACTVTVNFRYAPDRSEAEALAHVREVFADCDIAEFVVDDSSPGALPGLSHPAAAAFMEAVGGHAMPKFGWTDVSRFSALGVPAVNYGPGDALLAHKVDERVETKAILHCEERLRAWLTS; from the coding sequence ATGCCGGAATCCGAGCTGGACCTCACCCTGGACGCCGCCGAGCTGACCGCCCGGCTCGTCGACATCCCTTCCGTGAGCGGCGACGAGAAGGTAATCGCCGACCTCGTGGAACACGCGCTACGGGCCCTGCCGCACCTCACCGTGGACCGCTTCGGCAACAACGTCGTCGCCCGCACGCACCTCGGCCGCGCCGAGCGCGTCGTGCTCGCCGGCCACCTCGACACCGTGCCGATCGCCGACAACGTTCCCTCCCGACTCGACGAGAACGACGTCCTGTGGGGCTGCGGCACGACGGACATGAAGTCCGGCGTCGCCGTGCAGCTGCGCATCGCGGCGACCGTTCCCGAGCCGAACCGGGACCTCACCTTCGTCTTCTACGACCAGGAGGAGGTCGCCGCCGACCTCAACGGCCTGGGCAAGGTCGCCGCGGCCCACCCCGACTGGCTGACCGGCGACTTCGCGGTGCTGCTCGAACCCTCCGACGCCGAGGTCGAGGGCGGCTGCCAGGGCACCCTGCGGGTGCTGCTGCGCACCTCCGGCGAGCGCGCCCACTCCGCACGCAGCTGGATGGGCTCCAACGCGATCCACTCGGTCGCGCCGATCCTGGCGCGGCTGGCCGCGTACGAGCCGCGCAAGCCGGTGATCGACGGCCTGGAGTACCACGAGGGCCTCAACGCGGTCCGCATCGAGGGCGGCGTCGCCAACAACGTCATCCCCGACGCCTGCACGGTGACGGTCAACTTCCGCTATGCCCCGGACCGCAGCGAGGCCGAGGCCCTGGCCCACGTACGGGAGGTCTTCGCGGACTGCGACATCGCCGAGTTCGTGGTCGACGACTCCTCGCCCGGCGCGCTGCCCGGCCTCTCCCACCCGGCCGCCGCGGCCTTCATGGAGGCCGTCGGAGGCCACGCCATGCCGAAGTTCGGCTGGACGGACGTCTCCCGCTTCAGCGCGCTGGGCGTACCGGCGGTCAACTACGGCCCGGGCGACGCCCTGCTGGCCCACAAGGTCGACGAACGCGTCGAGACGAAGGCGATCCTCCACTGCGAGGAACGACTCCGTGCCTGGCTGACCTCCTGA
- the dapC gene encoding succinyldiaminopimelate transaminase yields the protein MAAVSDRLPAFPWDKLEPYKKTAAAHADGIVDLSVGTPVDPVPELIQRALIGAADSPGYPTVWGTAALRDAITGWLRDRLGASAAEHRNVLPVVGSKELVAWLPTQLGLGAGDKVAYPRLAYPTYEVGARLCGAEAVVYDAETFASDPAGTELDPAGVKLLWLNSPSNPTGKVIPKEDLIRIVAWAREHGILVFSDECYLELGWEAEPVSVLHDDVCGGSYEGLVAVHSLSKRSNLAGYRAAFVAGDADVLGELLEIRKHGGMMTPAPVQAATVAALGDDRHVEEQRARYAARRAALRTALEAHGFRVEHSEASLYLWVTRDEPCWDTVAHLADLGILVAPGDFYGEAGARFVRVAFTATDERVEAAVKRLG from the coding sequence GTGGCCGCAGTATCCGACCGTCTTCCCGCCTTCCCCTGGGACAAGCTGGAGCCGTACAAGAAGACGGCGGCGGCCCACGCGGACGGCATCGTCGACCTGTCGGTCGGCACGCCCGTGGACCCGGTGCCCGAGCTGATCCAGCGCGCCCTGATCGGCGCCGCGGACTCCCCGGGCTACCCGACGGTGTGGGGTACGGCCGCCCTGCGCGACGCGATCACCGGCTGGCTGCGCGACCGGCTCGGCGCGAGCGCCGCCGAGCACCGCAACGTCCTGCCGGTCGTGGGCTCCAAGGAGCTGGTGGCCTGGCTGCCGACCCAGCTCGGCCTCGGCGCGGGCGACAAGGTGGCCTACCCCCGGCTCGCCTACCCCACGTACGAGGTCGGCGCGCGGCTGTGCGGCGCCGAGGCGGTCGTCTACGACGCTGAGACATTTGCGAGTGACCCCGCGGGGACGGAGCTCGACCCGGCGGGCGTGAAGCTGCTGTGGCTCAACTCCCCGTCCAACCCCACCGGCAAGGTCATCCCGAAGGAAGACCTGATCCGGATCGTGGCCTGGGCGCGCGAGCACGGGATCCTGGTCTTCAGCGACGAGTGCTACCTGGAACTGGGCTGGGAGGCCGAGCCCGTCTCCGTCCTCCACGACGACGTGTGCGGGGGCTCGTACGAGGGCCTCGTCGCCGTCCACTCGCTCTCCAAGCGGTCCAACCTGGCCGGCTACCGGGCCGCGTTCGTCGCCGGTGACGCGGACGTCCTCGGCGAGCTGCTGGAGATCCGCAAGCACGGCGGCATGATGACCCCCGCCCCGGTGCAGGCGGCCACGGTCGCGGCGCTCGGCGACGACCGCCACGTAGAGGAGCAGCGCGCCCGCTACGCGGCCCGCCGCGCGGCGCTGCGCACGGCGCTGGAGGCGCACGGCTTCCGGGTCGAGCACAGCGAGGCGAGCCTCTACCTGTGGGTGACCCGGGACGAGCCCTGCTGGGACACCGTGGCCCACCTGGCCGACCTGGGCATCCTGGTCGCGCCGGGCGATTTCTACGGCGAGGCGGGCGCGCGGTTCGTGCGCGTGGCCTTCACCGCCACCGACGAGCGCGTCGAGGCCGCGGTCAAGCGCCTGGGCTGA
- the fdxA gene encoding ferredoxin, producing MTYVIAEPCVDVKDKACIEECPVDCIYEGQRSLYIHPDECVDCGACEPVCPVEAIFYEDDTPEEWKDYYKANVEFFDELGSPGGASKLGLIERDHPFIAALPAGINGEH from the coding sequence GTGACCTACGTCATCGCGGAGCCTTGTGTCGACGTCAAGGACAAGGCATGCATCGAAGAGTGCCCCGTCGACTGCATCTACGAGGGCCAGCGGTCCTTGTACATCCACCCGGACGAGTGCGTCGACTGTGGTGCGTGTGAGCCGGTCTGCCCGGTCGAGGCCATCTTCTACGAGGACGACACTCCGGAAGAGTGGAAGGACTACTACAAGGCGAACGTCGAGTTCTTCGACGAGCTCGGTTCGCCCGGTGGTGCCTCCAAGCTGGGCCTGATCGAGCGCGATCACCCCTTCATCGCGGCGCTGCCCGCCGGTATCAACGGCGAGCACTGA
- a CDS encoding GNAT family N-acetyltransferase — MEITAGGLLEVRITPADVGKRVSVRRVERGSSGAPAYTDAVGVLTSWDEGVLTITQKNGKSVRIAESSLVAGKVVPPAPARRRGPAASFEELSRVTARSWQPLESEPLGEWTLRAAAGFTRRANSVLPLGDPGIPLDDALARVTSWYAQRGLPAYVQAATGAVGTQELLIAELERRGWAAEVSADVRIGALAPVGDVDAPAAEAVRLTRTPDEAWLGRYGKVRDPEVARRMLVEGPSVWFAALPGGRAIGRCVVDGRWAGFAAVTVDPAHRREGLATAVMAALARRALEEGASAAWLQVETDNPAARALYDGLGFATHHSYHHYRAAA; from the coding sequence GTGGAAATCACTGCCGGTGGGCTGCTGGAGGTCCGTATCACCCCGGCTGACGTGGGAAAACGAGTCTCTGTACGACGGGTGGAGCGCGGGTCGAGCGGTGCCCCCGCGTACACGGATGCGGTCGGGGTTCTCACATCCTGGGACGAGGGTGTGCTGACGATCACACAAAAGAACGGAAAGTCCGTCCGCATCGCGGAATCCTCGCTGGTGGCGGGCAAGGTCGTGCCCCCCGCACCGGCCCGCCGGAGGGGTCCTGCGGCCTCTTTCGAGGAGCTCTCGAGGGTCACGGCGCGCTCCTGGCAGCCGCTGGAGAGCGAGCCGCTGGGCGAGTGGACGCTGCGTGCGGCCGCCGGATTCACCCGGCGGGCCAACTCGGTGCTGCCGCTCGGCGATCCTGGGATACCGCTGGACGATGCACTCGCGCGGGTGACCTCCTGGTACGCGCAGCGAGGACTGCCGGCGTACGTGCAGGCCGCGACGGGGGCCGTCGGCACCCAGGAGCTGCTGATCGCGGAGCTGGAGCGGCGCGGCTGGGCGGCCGAGGTGTCGGCGGACGTACGGATCGGGGCGCTGGCGCCGGTCGGGGACGTGGACGCGCCCGCCGCCGAGGCCGTACGTCTGACCCGTACGCCGGACGAGGCCTGGCTCGGGCGCTACGGGAAGGTCCGCGACCCGGAGGTGGCCCGGCGGATGCTGGTCGAGGGCCCCTCGGTGTGGTTCGCGGCGCTGCCCGGGGGCCGGGCCATCGGGCGGTGCGTGGTGGACGGGCGGTGGGCCGGTTTCGCCGCGGTGACGGTCGATCCCGCGCACCGGCGGGAGGGTCTGGCGACCGCGGTGATGGCGGCGCTGGCGCGCCGGGCGCTGGAGGAGGGCGCGTCGGCGGCCTGGCTCCAGGTGGAGACGGACAATCCGGCGGCGCGGGCCCTGTACGACGGGCTGGGCTTCGCGACGCACCACTCGTACCACCACTACCGGGCGGCGGCGTGA